One region of Nitrospinaceae bacterium genomic DNA includes:
- the gyrB gene encoding DNA topoisomerase (ATP-hydrolyzing) has protein sequence MGTYSADDIQILEGLEPVRKRPGMYIGSTSSTGLHHLLWEILDNCVDEALNGHCNMIEISLDKDDGVTITDNGRGIPIDMFRKTKRSAMEILFTTLHSGGKFSQDNYKVSGGLHGVGMAVVCALSETLKATSRRDGFEWTQTYSCGKPTSKLKKGKAVRNYGTTVYFKPDKKIFKKVEFNTKLILEQAESKAFLNKGLKIIVQEKGKKHTFEYPEGIKDYIQKITGDLPTLMEEPFYIEKEDSNMKVETAFLWTSNTDANLMSYANAIKTVDGGSHENGFRNGITKALRAYIERRNLLPKGVTNITSDDVKEGLVAIINIYLQGEVEFQGQTKGRLNSDITSQVEAIVKHSLEHHLHNNQTLGDMIANRVVLSAQARIASRQAKEAVQRKTLVSHRLNLPGKLSDCSTVDKEQAELFICEGDSAGGSSKQARDRKTQAILPIRGKIINVETATMGKALANNEIQNIISAIGTGIEPKFDYNKLRYGKIIIMTDADVDGAHICTLLLTFFYRYMPELIKKGNLFIAQPPLYRIDAGKKLFYAIDESEKDQIIKKLNGSTYEIGRFKGLGEMPPSDLKETTMNKSTRSMIRVEIGNHEMTHKVFGQLMGKDSEPRFKFIKEKAIFAKDLDI, from the coding sequence ATGGGGACTTACAGCGCAGACGACATACAGATTTTAGAAGGCCTGGAGCCGGTCCGGAAGCGGCCTGGAATGTACATTGGGTCGACCTCATCCACGGGACTGCACCACCTGTTGTGGGAAATTCTCGACAATTGCGTGGATGAAGCGTTGAACGGGCATTGCAACATGATCGAAATTTCTCTCGATAAAGACGATGGAGTCACGATCACCGATAACGGGCGCGGAATTCCCATCGACATGTTCCGCAAAACCAAACGCAGCGCCATGGAAATCCTGTTCACCACCTTGCATTCCGGAGGCAAGTTCAGCCAGGACAACTACAAAGTCTCAGGCGGCCTGCACGGTGTGGGCATGGCTGTGGTCTGTGCCCTGTCGGAAACCTTGAAGGCAACCTCGCGCCGCGACGGGTTCGAATGGACACAAACCTATTCCTGCGGAAAACCGACCTCAAAATTAAAAAAAGGCAAAGCGGTCCGTAATTACGGAACCACGGTCTACTTCAAGCCGGATAAAAAAATATTTAAAAAGGTCGAGTTCAATACAAAATTGATTCTCGAACAGGCGGAGTCCAAGGCTTTTTTAAATAAAGGCCTGAAAATCATCGTCCAGGAGAAAGGCAAAAAACACACCTTCGAGTATCCTGAGGGAATCAAAGACTATATTCAAAAAATCACCGGCGACCTGCCCACCCTCATGGAAGAACCTTTTTATATCGAAAAGGAAGATTCCAATATGAAAGTGGAAACCGCCTTCCTTTGGACTTCCAATACCGATGCCAACCTGATGTCCTACGCCAACGCCATCAAAACGGTGGACGGGGGGTCCCATGAAAACGGCTTCAGAAACGGCATCACAAAGGCACTCCGGGCCTATATCGAGCGCAGAAATTTACTGCCAAAAGGCGTGACCAACATCACCAGTGACGATGTTAAAGAAGGGCTGGTGGCCATCATCAATATCTATCTGCAAGGAGAGGTGGAGTTTCAAGGGCAAACCAAGGGCCGGTTAAATTCCGATATCACCTCCCAGGTGGAGGCCATTGTTAAACACTCCCTCGAGCACCATCTCCACAACAATCAAACGCTCGGAGACATGATCGCCAACCGGGTGGTGCTGTCAGCCCAGGCCCGCATCGCCTCCCGTCAGGCCAAGGAAGCGGTGCAACGCAAAACCCTGGTATCGCACCGGCTCAATCTGCCAGGCAAACTTTCCGATTGCTCTACGGTGGACAAAGAACAGGCAGAGCTTTTTATCTGCGAAGGGGATTCCGCCGGCGGATCGAGCAAACAGGCCAGGGACCGGAAAACTCAGGCGATTCTCCCCATCCGCGGAAAAATCATCAATGTCGAGACCGCCACCATGGGAAAAGCGCTGGCAAACAATGAAATTCAAAATATCATTTCCGCCATAGGGACCGGGATCGAACCCAAGTTTGATTACAATAAACTGCGTTACGGAAAAATTATCATCATGACCGATGCCGATGTCGATGGGGCCCATATCTGCACCCTGCTACTGACATTCTTTTACCGCTATATGCCCGAACTGATCAAAAAAGGCAATCTCTTCATCGCCCAGCCTCCCCTGTATCGCATCGATGCCGGCAAAAAATTGTTTTACGCCATCGACGAAAGCGAAAAAGATCAAATCATCAAAAAATTAAACGGCTCCACCTACGAGATTGGGCGTTTTAAAGGTTTGGGAGAAATGCCTCCCTCGGATTTAAAAGAAACCACCATGAATAAAAGCACCCGCTCCATGATCCGCGTCGAAATTGGCAATCACGAGATGACGCACAAAGTTTTTGGCCAGCTCATGGGAAAAGATTCTGAACCCCGATTCAAATTCATCAAAGAAAAGGCAATTTTCGCCAAAGATCTCGATATTTGA